ATATCTGGCTCATGCTGTTGATCTGGGCGGTGGGAACCTTCGGGTTTCAAATCCTGCTGCGGCTGGTGCAGACAAATGACATAGGTCAGAGTTTTATCACCAACATGAGATTTCTGGGCTTCCCATTCCATTACTGGTGGTCTGCTCAGGCTATGATCATCGTCTATATCCTGTTGTGCATCTGGTTTAATATTCTTGTTGATGCGTTGGAAGATCGGCATGAAAAAGGTGACATTTAAGCTGTGGGAGTTGCTGCTGGATTGTCTCTATTTAAAAAATTTTATATCTAGGGGGTAAATTATGGGAATACAAACTGGATTTAAGCTGGGACCGGCGATTATTCTGGCCGTTATTCTAGTTGCTTTTGTTGGTATTGGTGTCGGCCATAAAGCCAAGGATCAGGATGACTACTGGGCGGCCGGCCGTGGTATCGGCCGGGTGGGCGCCGGCGCCGCCATCGCCAGTAACTGGATGAGTGCGGCCAGTTTTCTGGGTATGGCCGGCCTGCTCTATTTGAAGGGCTATTTTTCGACGGCTTATCTCCTCGGCTGGACCGGCGGTTACGTTATGCTGCTGGTGCTGATGGCCGGGCAGATCCGTCGCTTCGGGAAATATACCGCCGGCGATTTTATCGGTGACCGTTACGAGTCCAACGCGGCGCGGATTATTGCCGCCGTGACGGCGATTATAATTTCTTTAACCTACTCCATCGCCCAGTACAAGGGGATCGCCCTAATGTTCAGCTGGGTGTTCGGCTTTAACTATGCCACCTCGGTTATCGTTGGTACCGGCGTCGTTCTGACTTATATTATCATCGCCGGGATGCTCGGGGCTACCAAGAACATGCAGTTCCAGTACACGGTTATTATTACCGCTTTTATCTTCCCGCTGATTTTTATTGCCAGGAAACTGGGCTATTTCTATCTGATCCCGGAAATCGGCTATGGCTCCGCGGTGTGGGATCTGGGACACACTTATGCCACCGCGGCCGGCATTGGTCAGGACGCTACCGCGGCTCTGGCTCCGGGACTGGCGGCTAAAATTGCCGCAGCCAACGTGAAATTCGTGGCGCCCTGGGGTGTGAGTTCTATGTACAAGTGGATTGCCCTGTGTTTTACCATGATGGTGGGGACTGCTGGTCTGCCGCACGTGCTCTCCCGTTTCTACGTTGTGCCTAATACCCGTGACGCCCGCTGGTCAGTAGTCTGGGGCCTGTTCTTTATCGGTCTGCTCTACTGGAGTTCACCGGCTTACGCCAACTTCGCCCGGGTCATGGCTGCCAAGATGGGCATGGTGCCGAGGAAGGAACTGGCCGACGCCATTGTCGTTCTGGCTGCTGAACGGGCCGGGCTGCCCCAGTGGTTCTGCGGCTATCTGGCTGCCGGGGCCATTTCGGCGGCTTTCTCCACGGTTTCCGGTCTGCTGATTGCAGCGGGTTCGGCGGTTGCCCATGATATCTACTACCGGGTTATCAATCCTGATGCCTCTGAAAAATCCCGGATGGTGGTTTCCAAGGTTGCCGTTTTTGGTCTCGGGCTGGTTGTTATTATTTTCGCCTTGAAGCCGTTCGCTCTGATTGCCCAGATTGTCGCCATGGCTTTCGCCATTGCCGGGAATACCATCTTTCCTACCTTCCTGCTGGGGATCTGGTGGGGCCGCGCCAACAAATATGGTGCCATCGCCGGCATGCTGACGGGTCTTGGTCTTACGGTTTTCTTCTTCTTCTGGGGGAGGGGTGCCGGCAAGGGTACCTTTCTGTCCGAGCTGATTCCGTTCACCTCTTCGTCACTGATCCTGATGCCGGTGGCTTTGATTACCAATATTATCGTTTCCTCGATGACCCCGCCGCCATCTGAGGAAATCCGCAAGTTTCTCCACGAGCAGGTGCATGGGGTGAAATTTGGCTAGGTTGATGATAGTTTAACTTTTAACCAGATTAAGGAAGGGGCGCGTTATGCGCCCCTTCTTTATTTTTGTGGATTTTCCACCATTTTTGGTTTATCATTACTTATAGGGAAAAGAAGAGAAACTGAACACGCCCTGAAGTCC
The nucleotide sequence above comes from Pseudomonadota bacterium. Encoded proteins:
- a CDS encoding DUF4212 domain-containing protein gives rise to the protein MAENKYYINIFKPQTEFMKTEAKYIWLMLLIWAVGTFGFQILLRLVQTNDIGQSFITNMRFLGFPFHYWWSAQAMIIVYILLCIWFNILVDALEDRHEKGDI
- a CDS encoding VC_2705 family sodium/solute symporter, with amino-acid sequence MGIQTGFKLGPAIILAVILVAFVGIGVGHKAKDQDDYWAAGRGIGRVGAGAAIASNWMSAASFLGMAGLLYLKGYFSTAYLLGWTGGYVMLLVLMAGQIRRFGKYTAGDFIGDRYESNAARIIAAVTAIIISLTYSIAQYKGIALMFSWVFGFNYATSVIVGTGVVLTYIIIAGMLGATKNMQFQYTVIITAFIFPLIFIARKLGYFYLIPEIGYGSAVWDLGHTYATAAGIGQDATAALAPGLAAKIAAANVKFVAPWGVSSMYKWIALCFTMMVGTAGLPHVLSRFYVVPNTRDARWSVVWGLFFIGLLYWSSPAYANFARVMAAKMGMVPRKELADAIVVLAAERAGLPQWFCGYLAAGAISAAFSTVSGLLIAAGSAVAHDIYYRVINPDASEKSRMVVSKVAVFGLGLVVIIFALKPFALIAQIVAMAFAIAGNTIFPTFLLGIWWGRANKYGAIAGMLTGLGLTVFFFFWGRGAGKGTFLSELIPFTSSSLILMPVALITNIIVSSMTPPPSEEIRKFLHEQVHGVKFG